A part of Olleya sp. Bg11-27 genomic DNA contains:
- a CDS encoding NAD(P)H-dependent oxidoreductase, with product MKQVLIINGHPDKQSFNYALSEAYIKGANKIDSLLTQINIAELEFNPNLKFGYRKKMELEPDLIDAIEKIKKADHIVWIFPMWWYGYPALMKGFIDRTFLPGITYQPIEGKPLPAKLLKGKSARLIITADTPKWFDVLIMKRPAINQFKKGTLQFCGINPIKVTYIATIKNSNSNFREKWLEKIALLGKNFQ from the coding sequence ATGAAACAAGTACTAATAATTAATGGCCATCCTGATAAACAGAGTTTTAATTATGCTTTATCAGAGGCCTATATAAAAGGAGCAAACAAAATAGATTCACTCCTGACCCAAATTAATATTGCCGAATTGGAATTTAATCCTAATCTAAAATTTGGTTATCGAAAAAAAATGGAATTAGAACCCGATTTAATTGATGCCATTGAGAAAATAAAAAAAGCGGACCACATTGTGTGGATATTTCCAATGTGGTGGTATGGCTACCCTGCATTAATGAAAGGTTTTATCGACAGAACATTTCTACCGGGAATTACTTATCAACCAATTGAAGGCAAACCATTGCCAGCAAAACTCTTGAAAGGAAAATCGGCCCGCTTGATTATTACAGCTGACACACCAAAATGGTTCGATGTTTTAATAATGAAAAGACCTGCCATAAATCAGTTTAAAAAAGGGACTTTGCAATTTTGCGGAATAAACCCTATTAAAGTAACTTATATTGCTACCATTAAAAATTCAAATTCTAATTTTAGGGAAAAATGGTTAGAAAAAATAGCTTTACTCGGAAAAAACTTCCAATAA
- a CDS encoding cupin domain-containing protein: MKNNKIEFSNPLIKDRIEILDNSEYKLTFRTFLESGGGQSQLHYHTKINETFKVISGELNIAFNNTEIILRVGNEYSIAPYTNHFFLNKSDKTVIFDVEILNPKKMIYALQIMYGITSDGKTNNEGLPSNILHAAIGLNMMDAFSPKVPLIIQKIVFSTLAIFGKIMGTEKLLIRKYCKH, from the coding sequence ATGAAAAACAACAAAATCGAATTTTCTAATCCTCTAATTAAAGACCGTATAGAAATATTAGATAATTCTGAATACAAATTGACATTTAGAACATTTCTGGAGTCTGGAGGTGGACAAAGTCAGCTTCATTACCATACTAAAATAAATGAAACATTCAAAGTTATCTCAGGTGAACTAAATATTGCTTTTAATAACACCGAAATAATTTTAAGAGTAGGAAACGAATATTCAATTGCACCATACACCAATCATTTTTTTTTAAACAAATCTGATAAAACAGTAATATTTGATGTAGAGATTTTAAATCCAAAAAAAATGATATATGCTCTACAAATCATGTATGGAATAACTTCTGATGGAAAAACAAATAATGAAGGTCTTCCAAGTAATATTTTACATGCAGCAATAGGACTAAATATGATGGATGCCTTTTCTCCTAAAGTTCCTCTCATAATTCAAAAAATAGTTTTTTCTACATTAGCTATATTTGGTAAAATAATGGGTACGGAAAAACTACTGATTAGAAAATACTGTAAGCACTAA
- a CDS encoding WG repeat-containing protein, protein MKKKYVILVIILCTPILESYSQQNNTVNTIFELFNLSPAGCDVSNYEAESEMSVENFSNQKKKKEEKGEDLNVILEKYTSLFKRSNTISEQFEKKSEPIVTFKNGTHSFKKDNKYGLITASGNILMPAQFNTIIQSGETGFVAYKNQLCNYYSNDGNKILNRDYFYIKLTIKQSLIVQTEKGFGLLTKKGKVIIEPGYYQIEEVDKKDQFYYWILRSKHSGFYLSENTKDTIHLNIPPKELNFIDSEYWYRYGNLINIKTKKRVICNGYNIEVLSAKHQLSSIKDSKTKLKYLMKHNGDLVTNQPFVKIHSFRENNLAIAAIKKDNKAVYGVINHKGKWIINPQYYRLQFLNDTMLNATNINDQSGIITVKNKNITAFEYSHIRKINEHYALSIKEENKLVRSDIIDLKNGKKIKENLPYYSISQTTKCDTETFIAKVNRQESVLNSKFKTISPASYTRVYYGKNNTFEGTNFLENNKRESQIFNCDGKLQTIKINKKKYDTFYNYEEITPNLHHVLLSTGNGYFINAKAQAIENNTHWQHIEYSNSKDLFITMRYGGMYGIINSMGETIIPPIFKFISAFDPKTKLAKYNFDKKQKGYITVDGALLFGTKYVDTELLNYDLFKVKNNDQFGVLNKNGHEIIPVKYSKIWLNGGIIYAQLGKALKQFDLMGNPIN, encoded by the coding sequence ATGAAAAAAAAATATGTAATACTGGTTATTATTCTTTGCACACCTATTTTAGAATCTTATAGTCAACAAAACAACACTGTGAATACCATTTTTGAGTTATTTAACTTGTCTCCTGCAGGTTGTGATGTTTCAAATTATGAAGCGGAATCTGAAATGTCAGTAGAAAACTTTAGTAATCAAAAAAAGAAAAAAGAAGAGAAAGGAGAAGATTTAAATGTAATATTAGAAAAGTATACGTCTTTGTTTAAAAGGAGCAATACCATTTCTGAGCAATTTGAAAAAAAGTCAGAGCCTATAGTTACATTTAAAAATGGTACTCATTCTTTTAAAAAAGATAATAAATATGGATTGATAACTGCTTCTGGTAATATCCTAATGCCTGCACAGTTTAACACAATCATTCAAAGTGGAGAAACTGGTTTTGTTGCTTACAAAAATCAACTCTGTAATTATTATTCAAATGATGGTAATAAAATATTAAATAGAGACTATTTTTATATTAAACTAACTATTAAACAGTCATTAATTGTTCAAACAGAAAAAGGGTTTGGCTTATTGACAAAAAAAGGCAAAGTTATTATTGAACCAGGGTACTATCAAATTGAGGAGGTTGATAAGAAAGACCAATTTTATTACTGGATACTCAGATCAAAGCATAGTGGTTTTTATTTAAGTGAAAACACAAAAGATACAATACATTTAAATATACCACCAAAAGAACTAAATTTTATAGACTCCGAGTATTGGTATAGATATGGTAATTTGATAAATATCAAAACTAAAAAAAGAGTAATATGTAATGGATATAATATAGAAGTTTTGAGTGCTAAACATCAGCTTTCTAGCATTAAGGACTCAAAAACTAAATTAAAATACTTAATGAAACACAATGGTGATTTAGTAACTAATCAACCATTTGTTAAAATACACAGCTTTAGAGAAAATAATTTAGCAATTGCTGCAATAAAAAAAGATAATAAAGCTGTTTATGGTGTTATAAATCATAAAGGAAAATGGATAATAAACCCTCAATATTATAGATTACAGTTTTTAAATGACACGATGCTTAACGCTACTAATATCAATGACCAGTCGGGTATCATCACTGTGAAAAATAAAAATATAACTGCTTTTGAATATAGCCACATTCGAAAAATAAATGAGCATTACGCATTGTCTATCAAAGAAGAAAACAAATTAGTCCGCTCTGATATTATTGATTTGAAAAACGGAAAAAAAATAAAGGAGAACTTACCCTATTATTCAATTTCGCAAACTACAAAATGTGATACAGAAACCTTTATTGCAAAAGTAAATAGACAAGAATCTGTTTTAAATAGCAAATTTAAAACCATTAGCCCTGCAAGTTACACACGTGTGTATTATGGCAAAAATAACACCTTTGAAGGAACAAATTTTTTAGAAAATAATAAAAGAGAAAGCCAAATTTTTAATTGTGATGGAAAACTGCAAACAATTAAAATTAATAAAAAAAAGTATGACACTTTTTACAATTATGAAGAAATAACCCCTAATCTTCACCATGTACTATTATCAACAGGTAATGGTTATTTTATTAACGCCAAAGCGCAAGCAATTGAAAACAATACGCATTGGCAACACATTGAATACAGCAATTCAAAAGATCTATTTATAACCATGAGATATGGAGGTATGTATGGCATAATAAACAGTATGGGAGAAACAATAATCCCTCCAATATTTAAGTTCATAAGTGCATTTGATCCAAAAACAAAACTAGCTAAGTATAATTTTGATAAAAAACAAAAAGGCTATATAACTGTGGATGGTGCATTATTATTTGGCACAAAGTATGTAGATACAGAATTATTAAATTATGATCTCTTTAAGGTTAAAAACAACGACCAATTTGGTGTTTTAAACAAAAATGGGCATGAAATAATTCCAGTTAAATACTCAAAAATATGGCTTAATGGTGGAATTATATATGCTCAATTGGGAAAAGCATTAAAACAATTTGATTTGATGGGAAACCCTATTAATTAA
- a CDS encoding tetratricopeptide repeat-containing sensor histidine kinase, which produces MLFKSQHIFVFFFTCYTCLGIAQNTAPVTESEDKKVEQLVNYFNNGLEKKAYQQAHALLPTFKSDKSVASINLLLAYYHNKYVAIDSSIYYTNKALKSRKNVNDSLGVRLQILSYQLLALNNKNKGLYQESKNYYIKGAELSEKFNETNLYYTHIHGLASTYLTLGKTEEALELFEKCVKFSNDEDVILGSYINLGSIYSLLSKYEISNSYLQKAKEMCKKNPHRTQALISVLLNIGDNYLNKETDKALSSYNEAKKISFEHRLYDLELIALGKIGNILFNEKKDNEALLVFSNMLIQAMELGNLDVEKNSYLMLEKLSVRKQDYKNAYNYGKKYYEIKDSIDNSITEKEINRLEVRFKTLEKEKTIKLLQIESLNKSLNIKNKDADIEKYKLQKTIIAKQNENQVLQLQNGVKKRKNEISLLKEKEARKAIELDREKTIKYVVLIAFFILLVPIAGLLIIYYQKLQAQSLLNLKEKEINEQQVVSLKKDQELKLIKASVRGQDLERKKIAQEMHDSIGGNLAAIKLQFSQLSKHPSKLNLIYSQLDDTYEQVRSLSHNLLPKKIRENDFGFLIKEYIATVEDASDLKINISIYDEEKINSISKILQNELFSIFQELTTNTLKYAKAKTVDIQLDLLNEGLFFVYEDDGIGFDLSLTTLGIGLTNIKNRVENYKGILHIDSKLGRGTSINIEMPVTT; this is translated from the coding sequence ATGCTTTTTAAGTCCCAACATATTTTTGTTTTTTTCTTTACGTGCTATACTTGTCTTGGTATTGCTCAAAATACAGCGCCTGTTACAGAGAGTGAAGATAAAAAAGTAGAACAACTTGTTAATTATTTTAATAATGGTTTAGAAAAAAAAGCATATCAACAAGCTCACGCGTTGTTACCTACTTTTAAATCGGATAAATCGGTAGCAAGTATCAATTTATTATTGGCCTATTATCATAATAAATATGTCGCTATAGATTCGTCTATTTATTATACAAATAAAGCTTTAAAAAGCAGAAAAAATGTAAACGACTCATTAGGTGTTAGATTACAGATTTTGTCTTATCAATTGTTGGCATTAAATAATAAGAATAAAGGTTTATACCAAGAAAGTAAAAACTATTATATAAAAGGAGCGGAGTTAAGTGAAAAATTTAACGAAACCAACTTATATTATACACATATACATGGTTTGGCAAGTACTTATCTAACGCTTGGTAAAACGGAAGAAGCATTAGAGCTTTTTGAAAAATGCGTAAAATTTTCTAATGATGAAGATGTAATTTTAGGTAGCTATATTAATTTAGGTTCTATTTATTCTTTGCTTTCAAAATATGAAATATCCAATTCGTATTTACAAAAAGCAAAAGAAATGTGTAAAAAAAATCCCCACAGAACTCAAGCTTTGATCAGTGTTTTACTAAATATAGGAGATAATTATTTAAATAAAGAAACAGATAAGGCACTATCATCTTATAACGAAGCAAAAAAAATAAGTTTTGAGCATAGGCTTTATGATTTAGAGTTGATTGCTTTAGGTAAAATAGGAAACATATTATTTAACGAAAAAAAGGATAATGAAGCCCTTTTAGTTTTTTCAAACATGCTAATTCAAGCAATGGAATTGGGGAATTTAGATGTTGAGAAGAATAGCTACCTCATGTTGGAAAAACTATCGGTTAGAAAGCAAGACTATAAAAATGCTTATAATTATGGGAAAAAGTATTACGAAATAAAAGACTCGATAGATAACTCTATCACAGAAAAAGAAATAAACCGATTAGAAGTTCGGTTTAAAACACTAGAAAAAGAAAAAACGATAAAATTATTACAAATAGAGAGTTTAAATAAAAGTTTAAATATAAAGAATAAAGATGCTGATATTGAAAAGTACAAACTGCAAAAAACGATAATTGCAAAACAAAATGAAAATCAAGTATTGCAACTTCAAAATGGTGTAAAAAAACGTAAAAACGAAATTTCTTTACTTAAAGAAAAAGAAGCCAGAAAAGCAATTGAACTTGATCGAGAAAAGACTATTAAATATGTGGTGCTAATTGCTTTTTTTATATTGTTAGTGCCAATTGCAGGACTTTTGATTATCTATTACCAAAAATTACAAGCTCAGAGTTTACTTAATTTAAAAGAAAAAGAGATTAATGAGCAGCAAGTGGTGTCGTTAAAAAAAGATCAAGAATTAAAATTAATTAAAGCCTCTGTTAGAGGTCAAGATTTAGAAAGAAAAAAGATTGCCCAGGAAATGCATGATAGTATTGGAGGTAATTTAGCGGCTATAAAATTACAATTTAGTCAACTGTCTAAGCATCCTAGTAAACTAAACTTAATTTATAGTCAATTGGACGATACCTATGAACAGGTTAGGAGTTTGTCTCATAATTTATTGCCTAAAAAAATAAGAGAAAATGATTTTGGTTTTTTAATTAAGGAATACATTGCGACTGTTGAAGATGCTAGTGATTTAAAAATAAATATTTCTATTTATGACGAAGAAAAAATTAATAGTATAAGTAAGATATTACAGAATGAATTGTTCTCTATTTTTCAGGAATTAACAACAAATACACTTAAATATGCTAAAGCAAAAACTGTAGATATACAATTAGATCTTTTAAATGAAGGTCTGTTTTTTGTGTACGAAGATGATGGTATTGGCTTCGATTTATCTTTAACTACTTTAGGAATTGGTTTAACAAATATTAAGAATAGAGTAGAGAATTATAAAGGTATTTTGCATATCGATTCTAAACTAGGTAGAGGCACAAGTATAAATATAGAAATGCCTGTAACAACTTAA
- a CDS encoding YodC family protein translates to MPRKFKPGDWVKVRGKLIGPKMQVLKYVPKKDLIFGLVDYDSYLECVWYKNGERHLKVFHQNKLIKTIETGGLFKTFLTHPKLSLT, encoded by the coding sequence ATGCCAAGAAAATTTAAACCTGGAGATTGGGTAAAGGTTAGAGGGAAGCTTATCGGTCCCAAAATGCAAGTTCTCAAATATGTTCCAAAAAAAGATTTAATATTTGGTTTGGTAGATTATGACAGTTATTTGGAATGTGTTTGGTATAAAAACGGCGAACGACATTTAAAAGTATTTCATCAAAATAAATTGATTAAAACTATAGAAACAGGTGGTTTGTTTAAAACATTTTTAACACACCCTAAATTAAGTTTAACTTAA
- a CDS encoding Hsp20/alpha crystallin family protein: MNNLVSVPKNGSLANSNLNQNFPTLSNWLDDIFNRDLPSVFTSNFNTGITLPKVNIKETADAFMVEMAVPGLKKSDFHIAIDNQVLSIATETKAEKEYEEENYTRREFGYSSFKRTFTLPESVNDDTINASYNEGILTILLPKKEEAKQKPARSIKIT, from the coding sequence ATGAACAATTTAGTAAGTGTTCCTAAAAACGGAAGTTTAGCGAACAGTAATTTAAATCAAAACTTCCCAACGTTGTCAAATTGGTTAGATGATATATTTAATCGAGACTTACCATCTGTATTTACATCAAACTTTAATACTGGGATTACTTTACCTAAAGTAAATATCAAAGAAACCGCCGATGCTTTTATGGTTGAAATGGCAGTTCCAGGTCTAAAAAAATCAGATTTTCATATTGCTATTGACAATCAGGTATTATCAATAGCTACAGAAACAAAGGCTGAAAAAGAATATGAAGAAGAAAATTATACACGAAGAGAGTTTGGTTATTCCTCTTTTAAAAGAACTTTTACTTTACCCGAAAGTGTAAATGATGACACTATTAATGCAAGCTACAATGAAGGTATTTTAACTATTTTATTACCTAAAAAAGAAGAAGCAAAACAAAAGCCTGCCCGAAGCATTAAAATTACATAA
- a CDS encoding DKNYY domain-containing protein has product MSILLWLAIGFTGLLITYFLLILVFSRYVNSPSKNNATAINKEKSNQYYIKEGKVVYVLSGNFFNIGAKEIDEADRDTFEVLDQDFAKDKHTVYYNDRPVTGADPDTAQSIPNTYSHPGYKSSKRDSSGFLKDAKHVYCGSQLVTGADPITFTALWGVYGMDKDFIYYYNDYKIPRIDTPSYIDNSNTEVLRMADKILYSGQVISDQGADFVSIDADYSKDKSHVYRYGKIQDGVDAESFKILSPYFRVDKNTAYYFDTPIIGSDAATFQVLNESFSKDNQHVYFEDRRVIDVNPKDINTSRAKELNKRWLWRPLRITKTTVRLVPNNNVSDITNYFYSYKNEVYTYYKKMDGIKASDVIILDEEEKYFTRVKDTFFYYGYPIPNVDPGTFIVISEHFSKDVNQVYWCQYPLVNTKPSLFEYTEGLGAEQNEQGDYQLTTFSTDF; this is encoded by the coding sequence ATGAGCATACTCTTATGGCTTGCTATAGGCTTTACCGGTTTACTAATCACCTATTTTTTATTGATATTAGTGTTTAGTCGCTATGTTAACTCGCCTAGTAAAAATAATGCTACAGCAATAAACAAAGAAAAAAGTAATCAATATTATATCAAAGAAGGCAAAGTCGTCTACGTTTTGAGTGGTAATTTTTTTAATATTGGAGCAAAGGAAATTGACGAAGCCGACCGTGATACTTTTGAAGTTTTAGACCAAGACTTTGCTAAAGATAAGCACACGGTATATTACAACGACAGACCTGTAACTGGGGCTGATCCTGATACTGCACAAAGTATTCCAAACACTTATAGTCATCCGGGTTATAAATCTTCAAAAAGAGACTCCAGTGGCTTCCTTAAGGATGCTAAACATGTATACTGCGGCAGTCAGCTAGTAACAGGAGCAGATCCTATTACTTTTACAGCATTATGGGGTGTTTACGGGATGGATAAAGACTTTATTTATTACTATAATGACTATAAAATTCCGCGGATCGATACACCTAGTTATATTGACAATTCTAATACTGAAGTATTACGCATGGCTGATAAAATCTTGTACTCAGGTCAAGTCATTAGTGATCAAGGTGCAGATTTTGTGAGTATTGATGCGGATTATTCCAAGGACAAATCTCATGTCTATCGCTACGGGAAGATACAAGACGGTGTAGATGCAGAAAGTTTCAAGATTCTGTCTCCTTATTTTAGAGTTGATAAAAACACAGCCTATTATTTTGATACGCCCATTATTGGAAGTGATGCTGCTACATTCCAAGTGTTGAATGAGTCCTTTTCTAAAGATAATCAGCATGTGTATTTTGAAGACCGTAGGGTTATAGATGTTAATCCTAAAGATATCAACACCTCTCGTGCCAAAGAGTTAAACAAAAGATGGTTGTGGCGTCCATTGCGCATAACTAAAACCACTGTAAGACTAGTCCCGAATAACAATGTGAGTGACATTACTAATTATTTTTATTCTTATAAAAATGAAGTTTATACTTACTACAAAAAAATGGACGGTATTAAAGCGAGTGATGTGATTATATTAGATGAAGAAGAAAAATATTTTACACGTGTAAAAGATACGTTTTTCTACTACGGCTATCCTATTCCTAATGTAGATCCTGGCACATTTATCGTTATTTCGGAACACTTCTCTAAAGACGTTAATCAAGTCTATTGGTGTCAATACCCTCTTGTTAACACCAAACCAAGTCTTTTTGAATATACTGAAGGCTTAGGCGCTGAACAAAATGAACAAGGCGACTATCAACTGACAACGTTTAGTACTGATTTTTAA
- a CDS encoding carbohydrate-binding protein, producing MKVQTHWLHLLLIVFYLQFGISHTKAKETRKNRPSNLETVTKGSKKTTNQTKKNQKFLKNTTPISSNSSIYQGEDYSDQSHTQIRNNLSGFTGSGFVDFGGKDSFIEWNQVNISENIDTKFLFTYANGSSNNRSCELLINDISYGIIDFEMIASNDWTQWSTIEKSIALPSGTYNVKLVASSNSGGPNFDMMELIQGAENTDTEKPTVPQNLSVHDITTTSLTLQWDSSLDNIDVSGYQLIDINTGVLVSNTLISNTNYTLNNLEEGALYTFAVLAIDASGNESSYSNEINVRTNRRPIASIQSNYQTGTAPLTVSFNAQGAYDPDAADVITRYEWDFGDGSPINNQIAPTHTYTEIGDYQITLKVMDNRNGYSDTVSSSIVIETAASNDTSNSISTYQGEDRSDQNQTQIRNNLSGFTGSGFVDFGGKGSFIEWDQVNISENIDTKFLFTYANGSSKNRSCELFINDISYGIIDFEMIASNDWTQWNTVEKSIALTSGTYSVKLVTFTNNGGPNFDMMEISQQLVDYDTNNGGNDDGTDDGNDDGNDGTGNGDGTGNDGGDTTSPDEQIVNHKVTLNTEFSICSSLKNTNKPISSSIQSNRISNDLEVNKLTIWPNPVENGIIHIQLKETIQDKVLITLYSMLGEIVLTQKLSSNNKQYNINLGQLSKGVYILKVNTSNQTLESKVIIK from the coding sequence ATGAAAGTACAGACACATTGGCTTCATTTACTGTTAATTGTATTCTATTTACAATTTGGTATTTCACACACTAAAGCAAAAGAAACCAGAAAAAACAGACCATCTAATTTAGAGACCGTTACTAAAGGAAGTAAAAAAACAACAAATCAAACCAAAAAAAATCAAAAATTTTTAAAAAATACAACTCCTATTTCATCAAATAGTTCGATCTATCAAGGCGAAGATTATTCCGATCAAAGTCACACGCAAATCCGAAATAATCTTTCTGGATTTACTGGATCTGGTTTTGTAGATTTTGGAGGAAAAGATAGTTTTATTGAATGGAATCAAGTCAATATTTCAGAAAACATAGACACTAAGTTTTTATTTACTTATGCTAACGGATCTAGTAATAATCGTAGTTGTGAACTGCTTATCAATGATATTAGTTATGGTATTATTGATTTTGAAATGATTGCATCTAATGATTGGACACAATGGAGCACTATAGAAAAGTCCATCGCGCTTCCTTCAGGAACTTACAACGTCAAACTAGTCGCTTCCAGTAATAGCGGTGGACCAAATTTTGATATGATGGAATTAATTCAAGGTGCAGAAAATACTGATACTGAAAAACCAACAGTACCACAAAACCTTAGTGTCCATGATATAACAACAACATCCTTAACCTTACAATGGGACAGTAGTTTAGACAATATAGACGTTTCAGGTTATCAATTAATTGATATAAATACAGGTGTGCTTGTTTCAAATACATTAATATCTAATACAAATTACACTTTAAATAATCTTGAAGAAGGCGCATTATACACTTTTGCCGTTTTAGCAATTGATGCATCCGGAAATGAATCTTCATATTCAAATGAGATTAATGTAAGGACCAATAGAAGACCCATTGCATCTATTCAATCAAATTATCAAACCGGTACAGCACCATTGACAGTATCCTTTAATGCACAAGGTGCTTATGACCCAGATGCAGCAGATGTTATTACAAGATATGAATGGGATTTTGGAGACGGCAGTCCTATTAATAACCAAATTGCACCAACCCATACCTATACAGAAATAGGAGATTATCAAATAACTCTAAAAGTTATGGATAATAGAAATGGATATAGTGACACTGTATCATCATCAATTGTAATCGAGACAGCAGCTTCTAACGATACTTCAAACTCTATTTCTACCTATCAAGGAGAAGATCGTTCTGATCAAAATCAGACTCAAATTAGAAATAATCTTTCTGGATTTACTGGATCTGGTTTTGTCGATTTTGGAGGAAAAGGTAGTTTTATTGAATGGGATCAAGTCAATATTTCAGAAAACATAGACACTAAGTTTTTATTTACGTATGCTAACGGATCTAGTAAAAATCGTAGTTGCGAACTGTTTATCAATGATATTAGCTACGGTATTATTGATTTTGAAATGATTGCATCTAATGATTGGACACAATGGAACACTGTAGAAAAATCTATTGCACTTACTTCAGGAACTTACAGCGTTAAACTAGTCACTTTTACTAATAATGGAGGACCTAATTTTGATATGATGGAGATTTCTCAACAGCTAGTTGATTATGACACCAATAATGGCGGAAACGATGACGGAACGGATGACGGAAATGATGACGGAAATGATGGAACAGGAAATGGAGATGGTACCGGTAATGATGGAGGTGACACGACTTCTCCTGACGAACAAATTGTTAATCATAAAGTTACTTTAAATACGGAATTTTCAATTTGTTCATCTCTAAAAAACACTAATAAACCAATTTCTTCGTCTATACAGTCTAATCGCATATCTAATGATTTAGAAGTAAATAAACTTACTATCTGGCCTAATCCAGTAGAAAATGGAATCATTCATATACAATTAAAAGAAACTATTCAAGACAAAGTCTTAATTACTCTTTACAGTATGTTAGGAGAAATTGTCTTAACCCAAAAACTGTCATCAAACAACAAACAGTACAACATTAATTTAGGACAACTATCTAAAGGGGTTTACATCCTTAAAGTAAACACTTCTAACCAAACTTTAGAATCAAAAGTTATCATAAAATAA